In Burkholderia sp. GAS332, one DNA window encodes the following:
- a CDS encoding ABC-type uncharacterized transport system, permease component: MDIVLYALTALLYGGLAVAGWRSHRHAAVRPMLESVPPVPVATGMPASSAASGMSTSGRALLFVALLAHGVLLHTTIFPQNAMVFGFAFALSAMFWLGAGIYWIESFFFPLDGLRLLVLPLACVASLLPLGFGGVRVLPYSAAPMFKLHFLIANIAYGLFAIAALHAILMLLVERRLHAMRGGVSQRNAAAAANGWLSSWLDTLPPLLTLEKLLFRLIGAGFVLLTLTLVSGILFSEQLVDRALRLDHKTVFAILSWVMFGALLTARKVSGWRGRAALRWVLASFVALLLAYVGSRFVFEVLLHRAVV, encoded by the coding sequence ATGGATATTGTACTGTATGCCCTCACTGCGCTCCTCTACGGCGGTCTCGCCGTGGCCGGCTGGCGCTCGCACCGGCACGCCGCCGTGCGCCCCATGCTCGAAAGCGTGCCGCCGGTGCCCGTCGCTACGGGCATGCCGGCGTCATCGGCTGCCTCGGGCATGAGCACGTCGGGACGCGCGCTGCTGTTCGTCGCGCTGCTCGCGCACGGCGTGCTGCTGCATACCACCATCTTCCCGCAGAACGCGATGGTGTTCGGTTTCGCGTTCGCGTTGTCGGCGATGTTCTGGCTCGGCGCCGGCATCTACTGGATCGAGAGTTTTTTCTTTCCACTCGACGGCCTTCGCCTGCTCGTGTTGCCGCTCGCCTGCGTCGCTTCCTTATTGCCGCTGGGGTTCGGCGGCGTGCGCGTGCTGCCGTATTCGGCCGCGCCGATGTTCAAGCTGCACTTCCTGATCGCCAATATCGCGTATGGTTTGTTCGCGATCGCGGCGCTGCACGCGATTCTGATGCTGTTGGTCGAGCGGCGTTTGCACGCCATGCGCGGCGGCGTATCGCAACGGAATGCGGCTGCGGCGGCCAACGGCTGGTTGTCGAGCTGGCTCGATACCTTGCCGCCGCTGCTGACGCTGGAAAAGCTGTTGTTCCGTCTAATCGGCGCCGGCTTCGTGCTGCTCACACTGACGCTGGTGTCGGGCATCCTGTTCAGCGAGCAACTGGTCGACCGCGCATTGCGGCTCGATCACAAGACTGTCTTCGCGATTCTTTCCTGGGTGATGTTCGGCGCGCTGCTGACCGCGCGCAAGGTTTCCGGCTGGCGCGGCCGTGCGGCATTGCGCTGGGTGCTGGCGTCGTTCGTCGCGCTGTTGCTGGCGTACGTCGGCAGCCGTTTTGTATTCGAGGTGCTGTTGCACCGTGCTGTAGTGTGA
- a CDS encoding AmpD protein codes for MSVAFTVDADGWVSAARKLPSPNFEARPEGAVPTLIVVHNISLPPNEFGGTAIAELFLNTLDCDVHPYYDTHLRGVRVSAHFVIHRDGALEQFVSCNERAWHAGPSNFFGRERCNDFSIGIELEGSDTTAFEAAQYRTLSALVTALKARYPVEGLAGHSDIAPGRKTDPGPHFEWQRLRRDTALADQYFPYLKFSKTP; via the coding sequence ATGAGCGTCGCGTTCACCGTCGATGCAGACGGTTGGGTCAGCGCCGCACGCAAACTGCCATCGCCGAATTTCGAAGCGCGGCCCGAAGGGGCTGTGCCGACGCTGATTGTCGTCCACAACATCAGCCTGCCGCCGAACGAGTTCGGCGGCACGGCGATCGCCGAACTGTTCCTGAACACGCTCGACTGCGACGTCCACCCGTACTACGACACGCATTTGCGCGGCGTGCGGGTGTCGGCGCACTTCGTGATCCATCGCGACGGCGCGCTCGAGCAATTTGTGTCCTGCAACGAGCGGGCATGGCACGCCGGCCCATCGAATTTTTTCGGCCGCGAGCGCTGCAACGATTTCTCGATCGGTATCGAGCTGGAGGGCAGTGACACCACTGCTTTCGAAGCGGCGCAATACCGCACGCTCAGTGCCCTTGTGACAGCGCTCAAGGCTCGCTATCCGGTCGAGGGGCTGGCTGGTCACTCGGACATCGCCCCCGGCCGCAAGACCGATCCAGGACCCCATTTCGAGTGGCAGCGTCTGCGGCGCGACACCGCGTTGGCGGATCAGTACTTCCCCTATCTCAAGTTTTCCAAAACGCCGTAA